The proteins below come from a single Chthoniobacterales bacterium genomic window:
- a CDS encoding FdhF/YdeP family oxidoreductase — MGEDKTTAQKPDTPGDGAPPSPPVPAPDRDQQNPTPGAQPPSDRRAEIGEPSQTAAGLPAMYETARFSLREMGVARGFKTLLNVNKKDGFDCQSCAWPSPDDHRQVAEFCENGAKAIADEATTKRLTREFFRQHSLDDLRAQTDLWLGQQGRLTEPMVKRAGATHYEPISWDDAFELIATELNALPTPDAAAFYTSGRTSNEAAFLYQLFVRQFGTNNLPDCSNMCHESSGAAMNETLGIGKGCVKLEDFEQADAIFIIGQNPGTNHPRMLSSLKRAKENGAKIVSINPLPEVGNLRFKNPQDLKSPLRAAGVFFGKGAKLSDLWLPLRINGDVAVLKGMMKEMLAEEEKQPGSVFDLVFIRDYTAGFDAFVADLRATNWDDILVSSGLTRDQIRAAAEIAMQSKRIICCWAMGLTQHRNAVATIQEIVNFLLLRGNIGRQGCGPCPVRGHSNVQGDRTVGIWERMNDKFLDKLGAEFGFAPPRAHGTDTVETIKQMHDGRIRAFIGMGGNFLAATPDTEFTAKALQRCRLTAHVSIKLNRSHLITGEIALILPCLGRSEIDRQASGEQFVTVEDSMGIINPSRGVLEPASEHLRSEPAIVAGLARATLGDRTRVDWEDLVADYSRIRDHIEHVIPGFERFNERIAKDIFYLPNAARDERKFNTDIGKAKFMVHPVPRNELEPGRYIMMTIRSHDQFNTHLYGLDDRYRGVFNGRRVVFMNGEDVAAAGLQRGQLVDLTSHHEGEKRTARGFQVVPYNIPRGCTATYFPEGNALVSINSVAERSNTPVSKFVIISIARCSDAAQSA; from the coding sequence GTGGGCGAAGACAAGACGACCGCACAGAAACCAGACACGCCTGGCGACGGCGCACCTCCGAGCCCGCCAGTTCCCGCCCCGGATCGGGACCAACAGAATCCGACGCCCGGCGCGCAACCTCCGTCAGATCGCCGCGCGGAAATCGGCGAACCGTCCCAAACCGCTGCCGGCTTGCCGGCGATGTATGAAACCGCCCGTTTCTCTTTGCGCGAAATGGGTGTCGCCCGCGGATTCAAAACCCTCCTGAACGTTAACAAGAAAGACGGGTTCGATTGCCAGAGCTGCGCCTGGCCGAGCCCGGACGATCATCGTCAGGTCGCGGAGTTTTGCGAGAACGGCGCGAAAGCGATTGCCGACGAAGCAACGACGAAGCGGCTCACGCGCGAGTTCTTTCGCCAGCATTCACTCGACGATCTCCGGGCCCAGACCGATCTCTGGCTCGGGCAGCAGGGGCGCCTGACCGAGCCAATGGTGAAACGTGCCGGCGCCACGCATTACGAGCCGATTTCCTGGGATGATGCCTTCGAACTCATCGCCACCGAGCTGAACGCGCTGCCGACGCCGGACGCCGCTGCGTTTTACACCAGCGGACGGACCAGCAACGAAGCGGCGTTTTTGTATCAGCTGTTCGTCCGGCAATTCGGCACGAACAATCTGCCTGATTGCTCGAACATGTGTCACGAATCCAGCGGCGCGGCGATGAACGAGACTCTCGGCATCGGCAAGGGATGCGTGAAGCTGGAGGACTTCGAGCAGGCCGACGCGATTTTCATCATCGGGCAGAATCCGGGAACCAATCATCCGCGCATGCTCTCCAGCCTGAAACGGGCAAAAGAGAATGGCGCGAAGATCGTCTCGATCAATCCGCTGCCGGAAGTCGGCAATTTGCGATTCAAGAACCCGCAGGATTTGAAAAGCCCGCTGAGAGCTGCCGGCGTCTTCTTCGGCAAGGGCGCGAAGCTGAGCGATCTCTGGTTGCCGTTGCGGATCAACGGCGACGTCGCGGTGCTCAAGGGGATGATGAAGGAAATGCTGGCGGAAGAAGAGAAGCAGCCCGGCTCAGTCTTCGATCTCGTGTTCATCCGCGATTACACGGCCGGGTTCGATGCTTTTGTCGCCGATCTGCGGGCAACGAATTGGGACGATATCCTCGTGAGCAGCGGACTGACGCGCGATCAAATCCGGGCCGCGGCGGAGATCGCGATGCAATCGAAACGCATTATTTGTTGCTGGGCAATGGGATTGACCCAGCACCGGAACGCGGTCGCGACCATCCAGGAGATCGTCAACTTTTTGCTGCTGCGCGGGAACATCGGACGCCAGGGCTGTGGCCCTTGTCCGGTGCGCGGACATTCCAATGTCCAGGGCGATCGCACCGTGGGGATTTGGGAGCGGATGAACGACAAGTTTCTCGATAAACTCGGCGCTGAATTTGGCTTCGCGCCGCCACGAGCGCACGGCACCGACACCGTCGAGACGATCAAGCAGATGCACGACGGACGGATCCGCGCCTTCATCGGAATGGGGGGCAATTTTCTGGCCGCCACGCCTGACACGGAATTCACCGCGAAAGCGCTCCAACGCTGCCGGCTAACGGCGCATGTTTCGATCAAGCTCAACCGGTCGCACCTGATCACCGGCGAAATCGCGCTGATTCTTCCCTGCCTCGGGCGGAGCGAGATCGACCGGCAGGCGAGCGGCGAACAGTTCGTCACCGTCGAAGATTCGATGGGAATCATCAATCCCTCGCGTGGCGTCCTAGAGCCGGCGAGCGAACATTTGCGAAGTGAACCGGCGATCGTTGCCGGACTGGCACGGGCCACGTTAGGAGATCGCACGCGGGTGGATTGGGAAGACCTGGTCGCGGACTACAGCCGGATTCGCGATCACATTGAACACGTGATCCCCGGCTTTGAGCGCTTCAACGAGCGGATCGCGAAGGACATTTTCTATTTGCCGAACGCGGCGCGGGACGAGCGGAAATTCAATACGGATATCGGCAAAGCGAAGTTTATGGTGCACCCGGTTCCGCGGAATGAGCTGGAGCCGGGTCGCTACATCATGATGACGATTCGTTCCCACGATCAGTTCAACACGCATCTGTATGGGCTCGATGATCGTTATCGGGGCGTGTTCAACGGGCGGCGCGTCGTTTTCATGAACGGGGAGGACGTTGCGGCCGCTGGCTTGCAACGCGGTCAACTCGTCGACCTGACAAGTCATCACGAGGGCGAAAAGCGGACGGCGCGGGGATTTCAGGTCGTCCCTTACAATATTCCGCGCGGCTGTACGGCCACCTATTTTCCGGAGGGTAACGCGCTCGTTTCGATCAATAGCGTGGCAGAGCGATCGAACACGCCGGTGAGCAAGTTCGTCATCATTTCGATTGCACGCTGTAGCGACGCCGCTCAGTCGGCGTAA
- the prpB gene encoding methylisocitrate lyase: MSAAAHLRQLIANGCVAMPGVFNASLGRMVERAGFEAVYISGAGLCNATAGVPDVGLLTLTEVAQLAGYVARAVKIPAIVDADTGFGGAENAARTIEEFERAGLAGCHIEDQEFPKRCGHLAGKSLVAIEDMNAKIAAAAAAKRDKDFLLIARTDARAVESFAKAVERAQSYLAAGADAIFPEALQNEQEFRDFAKEVKAPLLANMTEFGKSPLLSLGQLAEMGYRMVIYPQTAFRVSMFAVKEMLRDLKTTGTQQGWVERMQTRQDLYDLLDYDPGK; the protein is encoded by the coding sequence ATGAGCGCCGCGGCACATCTCCGCCAACTGATCGCGAACGGCTGCGTCGCGATGCCGGGGGTCTTCAACGCGTCGCTGGGACGGATGGTGGAGCGGGCTGGATTTGAGGCCGTCTACATCAGCGGCGCTGGCTTATGCAACGCGACGGCCGGTGTGCCGGACGTTGGGTTACTGACCCTGACGGAAGTGGCTCAACTGGCGGGCTACGTAGCGCGCGCCGTCAAAATTCCAGCAATCGTCGATGCGGACACGGGATTTGGCGGAGCGGAGAACGCGGCCCGGACCATCGAGGAATTTGAGCGGGCGGGACTCGCGGGGTGCCATATCGAAGACCAGGAATTTCCAAAGCGGTGCGGCCATCTGGCTGGCAAATCCCTCGTCGCGATTGAAGATATGAACGCGAAGATCGCGGCGGCGGCAGCAGCGAAACGCGATAAGGATTTTCTCCTCATCGCCCGAACCGACGCGCGGGCAGTCGAGAGTTTTGCGAAAGCGGTCGAGCGCGCCCAGAGTTACCTGGCGGCGGGCGCCGACGCGATTTTCCCCGAGGCGCTCCAAAACGAACAGGAGTTCCGCGATTTCGCCAAAGAAGTGAAAGCCCCGCTCCTCGCTAATATGACGGAATTCGGCAAGAGCCCGCTCCTTTCGTTAGGTCAGCTCGCGGAGATGGGGTATCGGATGGTGATTTATCCGCAGACCGCTTTTCGCGTTTCGATGTTTGCCGTAAAGGAAATGTTGCGCGATCTAAAAACGACCGGGACTCAGCAAGGCTGGGTCGAGCGTATGCAAACGCGCCAGGACCTCTACGATCTGCTGGATTACGACCCGGGAAAGTAA
- a CDS encoding citrate/2-methylcitrate synthase: protein MSTETKPPYSPGLAGVVAGETEICWVDPNAGLMYRGYDIHEMAQKANFEEVAYLLLNGQLPSAEQLATFSKALAAERELPEPVLQMLRLMPKNTHPMDMLRTGVSMLAPFDPDLNDHSHAANVRKAMRLLARVSTLVTDGWRISQGQQPIEDKPDLTHAGNFFYKLTGGVPQDWQIRMLDTIYILYADHEFNASTFAARVTASTLADMYAAVTSACGTLKGPLHGGANEESMKMLDDIGTADRAEGWLKEQLAKKAKIMGFGHRVYKKGDSRVPIMREIARDLGKRLGKEHWVPICENLEATMEREKQLCANVDLYAAPVFTMLKFPPELNTPIFAVSRVAGWCAHVIEQHDHNRLIRPRSLYTGPELRPYPGSAGNGAK from the coding sequence ATGAGCACTGAGACGAAACCTCCTTACAGCCCAGGCCTCGCCGGCGTCGTGGCGGGGGAAACCGAAATCTGCTGGGTCGATCCGAACGCCGGCCTCATGTACCGGGGCTACGACATCCACGAGATGGCGCAAAAGGCGAATTTCGAGGAAGTCGCCTATTTGCTCCTGAACGGCCAGTTGCCATCGGCGGAGCAGCTGGCGACGTTTTCGAAAGCGCTCGCCGCGGAGCGAGAATTGCCCGAGCCGGTTTTGCAAATGCTCCGGCTCATGCCCAAGAACACGCATCCGATGGATATGCTGCGCACCGGCGTTTCCATGCTGGCGCCCTTCGATCCCGACCTGAACGACCATTCGCATGCGGCCAATGTCCGCAAGGCGATGCGCCTGCTCGCGCGGGTCTCCACGCTCGTGACCGATGGATGGCGGATTTCGCAGGGACAGCAGCCGATTGAAGACAAACCGGATCTCACGCACGCCGGGAATTTCTTTTACAAGCTAACGGGAGGTGTGCCGCAGGATTGGCAGATCCGGATGCTGGACACGATTTATATTCTTTACGCGGACCATGAGTTCAACGCCTCCACCTTCGCGGCGCGGGTGACCGCATCCACACTCGCGGATATGTACGCGGCGGTGACCTCGGCGTGCGGAACGTTGAAGGGGCCGTTACACGGCGGGGCCAATGAAGAGTCGATGAAGATGCTCGACGACATCGGGACGGCTGATCGCGCCGAGGGCTGGCTGAAGGAACAGCTTGCGAAGAAAGCCAAGATCATGGGCTTCGGCCATCGGGTTTATAAGAAGGGTGATTCGCGCGTGCCGATCATGAGGGAAATTGCGCGCGATCTCGGCAAGCGCCTGGGCAAGGAACATTGGGTGCCAATCTGCGAAAATCTCGAGGCCACGATGGAGCGCGAGAAGCAACTGTGCGCCAACGTCGATCTCTACGCCGCGCCCGTCTTCACGATGCTGAAATTCCCGCCGGAGTTGAACACGCCGATCTTCGCCGTCTCGCGGGTGGCGGGTTGGTGCGCCCACGTTATCGAACAGCACGATCACAATCGGTTGATTCGGCCGCGATCGCTCTACACCGGTCCGGAATTGCGTCCGTATCCGGGGTCGGCGGGAAACGGAGCGAAGTAA
- a CDS encoding molybdenum cofactor guanylyltransferase, with protein MTFSALLLAGGESRRMGRDKATMEFEGRPFWERQTQLLRALGPEKIMVSARTAPSWLPHDVELLLDDPPSRGPLSGLAKALATIETTHLVVLAVDMPFMTPGELGGLLELATEGRGVVPAIGDRAEPLAAVYPAEAAEDLQAALAGSDFSLQLTVRTLVETGKVRLCRLPDGRTDLYRSVNEPGDFKEGRFETAP; from the coding sequence ATGACCTTTTCCGCGCTTCTGCTGGCCGGAGGCGAATCGCGGCGGATGGGGCGGGATAAGGCGACGATGGAATTCGAAGGCCGACCGTTCTGGGAACGACAAACGCAGCTCTTGCGCGCCTTGGGTCCGGAAAAAATAATGGTCTCCGCGCGAACCGCGCCGAGCTGGCTTCCTCACGACGTCGAGTTGTTATTGGACGATCCGCCATCGCGGGGTCCGCTGAGCGGATTGGCCAAAGCGCTCGCTACGATTGAGACGACACACTTGGTCGTGCTCGCCGTCGATATGCCGTTTATGACCCCAGGCGAGTTGGGCGGCTTGCTGGAGCTGGCCACCGAAGGTCGCGGTGTCGTCCCCGCTATCGGAGATCGCGCCGAACCACTGGCCGCGGTTTATCCCGCGGAGGCTGCGGAAGATTTGCAAGCCGCCCTCGCGGGATCAGATTTTTCGCTGCAGTTGACCGTGAGAACGCTGGTGGAGACGGGGAAGGTGAGGCTTTGCCGCTTGCCGGACGGGCGCACGGATCTCTATCGCAGCGTGAATGAGCCGGGCGACTTCAAGGAAGGGCGGTTTGAAACCGCCCCCTGA
- a CDS encoding MmgE/PrpD family protein has translation MTNPTLAHQLAAFACSLNYEDLSQNVVHEVKRRLIDSLGCALGAWHEEPCTIARTVVSDFSAKNGATVFGTSQKAPPDWAAFANGCQIRYFDYNDTYLSKEPAHPSDNFAAVLAVAESVGATGKEIITATAIAYEVQCRLCDAASIRARGWDHPTYGSFSTALACAKLMKLDPERTRHAINIAGVHCAAFRQARVGELSHWKGVAFANASRLGVYAALLARAGMTGPAPIFEGAMGFEKELGVSLGNVKENFDKTKEAMPGEGPASMILKTSIKYWPAEYHSQSAIEAALFLRNQIEDLSQVKTMVIESHDASVDIIGSEPEKWRPQSRETADHSLPYITAVALIDGEVTDKQFAPERFTETKIVSFLQGVKVERNDELSALYAEAVANIVHVNLADGRTLTKRVDYPLGNAKNRLKDAELEGKFTNLAAPKIGKDAADRVLKHCWSFDEASDVSALMKSLEMPKT, from the coding sequence ATGACCAACCCGACTCTTGCGCATCAACTCGCCGCTTTCGCCTGTTCCCTGAATTATGAGGACCTTTCCCAGAACGTGGTCCACGAGGTAAAGCGACGCCTGATCGATTCCCTCGGCTGTGCGCTGGGGGCGTGGCACGAAGAGCCTTGCACGATCGCGCGGACCGTCGTTTCGGATTTCTCGGCAAAGAATGGAGCGACGGTGTTCGGAACGTCGCAAAAGGCGCCACCGGATTGGGCGGCGTTCGCGAACGGCTGCCAGATTCGGTATTTCGATTACAACGATACCTATCTTTCAAAGGAGCCGGCGCACCCGAGCGACAATTTCGCCGCCGTTCTCGCAGTGGCCGAAAGTGTTGGAGCAACGGGCAAGGAAATCATCACCGCGACGGCAATTGCCTACGAAGTGCAATGCCGCTTGTGCGACGCCGCCAGCATTCGGGCGCGGGGCTGGGACCATCCGACCTACGGGTCCTTCTCGACCGCGCTGGCCTGCGCGAAATTGATGAAGCTGGATCCGGAGCGGACCCGGCACGCGATCAATATCGCGGGTGTGCATTGCGCGGCGTTCCGCCAGGCGCGGGTAGGGGAGTTGTCGCATTGGAAAGGCGTGGCGTTCGCGAATGCATCGAGGCTCGGCGTTTATGCGGCGCTGCTGGCTCGCGCCGGGATGACCGGTCCGGCCCCGATTTTCGAAGGAGCGATGGGATTCGAGAAGGAGCTCGGCGTTTCGCTGGGCAACGTGAAAGAGAATTTCGACAAGACGAAGGAAGCGATGCCGGGCGAAGGACCGGCGTCGATGATTTTGAAGACGAGCATCAAATATTGGCCGGCGGAATATCACAGCCAGAGTGCGATCGAAGCGGCGCTTTTCCTGCGGAATCAGATCGAAGATTTGTCGCAGGTGAAAACCATGGTGATTGAGAGCCATGACGCCTCGGTGGACATCATCGGGAGCGAGCCGGAGAAATGGCGCCCGCAAAGCCGCGAAACCGCGGACCACAGTCTGCCCTACATTACCGCGGTGGCGTTGATCGATGGGGAGGTGACGGACAAGCAATTCGCGCCCGAACGTTTCACCGAGACGAAGATCGTGTCTTTCCTGCAGGGAGTGAAAGTGGAACGGAACGACGAGCTGAGCGCGCTTTATGCCGAGGCGGTTGCCAACATTGTTCACGTGAACCTCGCGGATGGACGGACCCTCACCAAGAGGGTCGATTATCCACTGGGCAACGCAAAGAACCGGCTCAAGGATGCGGAGCTGGAAGGGAAGTTTACGAACCTCGCCGCGCCGAAGATCGGCAAGGACGCCGCGGATCGCGTGCTCAAACATTGCTGGAGCTTTGATGAGGCGAGCGATGTGAGCGCGTTGATGAAGTCGCTCGAGATGCCCAAAACATGA
- a CDS encoding PaaI family thioesterase, with protein MGSGEAQSLQEFYAPENACFGCGPANPDGLHIRSFVRGDEVVAEWKPETKYEAFPGVLNGGIIGALLDCHCNWTAAWHLMKASGEDRPPCTVTADYAIKLLRPTPTDGPVFLSAKIVESEGSKATVEGTLTGGGKVCATCRGTFVAVKEGHPAFHRW; from the coding sequence GTGGGAAGCGGCGAAGCGCAATCGCTCCAGGAGTTTTACGCGCCGGAGAACGCCTGCTTCGGTTGCGGGCCGGCGAATCCGGATGGGCTCCACATTCGCAGTTTTGTGCGCGGGGATGAAGTGGTCGCGGAATGGAAACCGGAGACGAAATACGAGGCGTTTCCGGGCGTGTTGAACGGCGGCATTATCGGGGCATTGCTCGATTGCCACTGCAACTGGACCGCGGCCTGGCATTTGATGAAAGCGAGCGGCGAAGATCGGCCGCCCTGCACGGTTACCGCGGATTACGCGATCAAGCTCTTGCGGCCGACGCCGACTGACGGACCGGTTTTTCTTTCCGCGAAGATTGTCGAATCGGAAGGGAGCAAAGCGACTGTCGAAGGAACCCTGACTGGCGGAGGGAAAGTGTGCGCGACCTGTCGAGGGACATTTGTCGCGGTCAAGGAAGGTCATCCGGCATTCCATCGCTGGTAA
- a CDS encoding ABC transporter permease, translating into MVQDFRFAFRQLIKARAFTAAAVIVLALGIGANTGIFSLVNAMLFQPPHYPNPAEVVQVFSQDKKNPKIFRGFSYPTYLDIREQTTVFSGVMAHNLAMVGVGEKGSTRRAFTDVVSSNYFSVMGVMPAQGRAFTAEEETPDRNAQVAIVSYNYWKKEGLYPGLLGSTITIDSRPFTVIGILPQGFTGTTQIFAPEIFLPLGVYSQVANDFETGNKDKLENRAGRQFMIVGRLKPGMTATAATPALKALASNLEQAYPVEQKDQTFMMETLSRFSMSMSPTGNNNIKRLAPLLFGMSGVVLLVACLNLANMLLARGTARRKEIAIRLALGASRGRIVRQLLIEGLVLALTGGILGMMLGLWSSDLLVASLGKALPIDMVWSTGLSASILAATFAFCLVGTLAFALGPALKLSKSAVIGDLKEQAGEDVTVRRWKFLPRNPLVVIQIAFSLALLTAAALFIRGAAKAGSVDTGLKTASNFLLETDASLATYDETRSLNVYRNLEERLSALPGVTYASISTTVPFGMVELDKQVQRAGANPAPDAKPATVADGLAFNANSNSVGVDYFKAVGLPLLRGRFFIAAEAMHQTSPTVAIIDEVLAKKLWPDGDALGQRIQFAGRDLPDVKATDESKTQLEIVGIVPYARNGLFEKEPAGALYLPFAGGFHSNVFFHLKFDPNAGRDASATTDLIRRTVREVDPALPILGLKTFAQHLDGSIELWIVRTGAGLFSIFGGVALALATVGVYGVKAYSVARRTREIGIRMALGAQRSAVLGMFMREGAVMLVSGVLLGLLLAAGTGKLISGMLYDVGALDPLAFTLAPMVLAGAALLATWLPARRSTRISPMAALRTE; encoded by the coding sequence ATGGTTCAGGACTTCAGATTTGCGTTTCGACAGCTCATTAAGGCACGGGCGTTCACGGCGGCGGCAGTTATTGTGCTCGCGCTCGGGATCGGAGCGAACACGGGCATCTTCAGCCTGGTCAACGCGATGTTGTTCCAGCCGCCCCACTACCCGAATCCGGCCGAAGTGGTGCAGGTCTTTTCGCAGGACAAAAAGAACCCGAAGATCTTTCGCGGATTTTCGTATCCGACCTACCTGGATATCCGCGAGCAGACCACGGTTTTCTCCGGGGTGATGGCGCACAACCTGGCCATGGTCGGCGTGGGCGAGAAGGGGAGCACGCGGCGCGCGTTCACCGACGTGGTGAGCTCGAATTATTTCTCGGTCATGGGAGTGATGCCGGCCCAGGGACGCGCGTTCACGGCGGAAGAGGAAACGCCCGACCGCAATGCGCAGGTCGCGATCGTGAGTTACAACTACTGGAAGAAGGAAGGGCTCTATCCCGGCCTGCTCGGCTCGACCATCACGATCGACAGCCGGCCGTTCACGGTGATCGGAATTCTCCCGCAGGGATTCACCGGCACGACCCAGATTTTCGCGCCCGAAATCTTTCTGCCCCTCGGGGTTTACAGCCAGGTCGCGAATGATTTCGAGACAGGGAACAAGGACAAGCTGGAGAATCGCGCCGGCCGGCAGTTCATGATCGTCGGCCGGTTGAAGCCCGGGATGACCGCGACCGCGGCGACTCCGGCGCTGAAGGCGCTGGCGTCGAATCTCGAGCAGGCCTACCCGGTCGAACAAAAGGACCAGACGTTCATGATGGAAACGTTGTCGCGTTTCAGTATGAGCATGAGCCCCACCGGGAACAACAACATCAAACGCCTGGCGCCGCTGCTCTTTGGAATGTCCGGCGTGGTGCTGCTGGTCGCTTGCCTGAATCTCGCCAACATGCTGCTCGCTCGCGGGACCGCGCGACGAAAGGAAATCGCGATCCGGCTCGCGCTCGGCGCCAGTCGCGGTCGCATCGTGCGCCAGTTGCTCATCGAAGGTCTCGTCCTGGCGCTGACGGGCGGAATCCTCGGGATGATGCTGGGGCTTTGGTCGTCCGATTTGCTGGTGGCCTCGTTGGGCAAGGCTTTGCCGATCGATATGGTCTGGTCGACTGGTCTCAGCGCGTCGATCCTCGCGGCGACGTTTGCATTTTGCCTGGTGGGAACGCTCGCCTTTGCGCTTGGCCCGGCGCTGAAATTGTCGAAGTCCGCGGTGATCGGCGATTTGAAAGAGCAGGCTGGCGAAGACGTCACGGTCCGGCGCTGGAAATTCTTACCGCGCAATCCGCTGGTCGTGATCCAGATCGCGTTTTCACTCGCGCTCCTTACGGCGGCAGCACTCTTCATTCGCGGCGCGGCCAAAGCGGGTTCCGTCGATACCGGCCTGAAGACCGCGTCGAATTTTCTTCTCGAAACAGACGCGAGTCTTGCGACCTACGACGAGACCCGTTCGCTGAATGTGTATCGCAACCTGGAGGAACGTCTCTCGGCCCTGCCGGGGGTCACGTACGCCAGTATCTCAACCACGGTGCCGTTTGGCATGGTTGAATTGGATAAACAGGTGCAGCGCGCCGGAGCCAACCCCGCCCCGGACGCGAAGCCGGCGACCGTCGCCGACGGTCTCGCGTTCAATGCGAACTCAAACAGTGTCGGCGTAGATTATTTCAAGGCGGTCGGCCTGCCCCTGCTGCGCGGCCGCTTCTTCATAGCGGCGGAGGCGATGCATCAGACCTCGCCGACGGTCGCCATTATCGATGAAGTCCTGGCCAAAAAACTGTGGCCGGATGGCGACGCCCTCGGCCAGCGGATCCAATTTGCGGGCCGGGACTTGCCCGATGTGAAAGCGACTGACGAATCCAAAACGCAACTCGAGATCGTTGGGATCGTGCCGTACGCGCGCAATGGCCTGTTCGAAAAGGAGCCGGCCGGCGCGCTTTACCTGCCTTTCGCCGGCGGCTTCCATAGCAACGTTTTCTTCCATCTGAAGTTCGATCCGAACGCCGGCCGAGATGCTTCGGCCACTACGGACCTGATTCGTCGGACCGTGCGGGAAGTTGATCCGGCCCTGCCGATCCTCGGTTTGAAAACATTCGCCCAACATCTGGACGGAAGTATCGAGCTCTGGATCGTGCGCACCGGCGCCGGCCTGTTCAGCATTTTCGGCGGCGTGGCTCTGGCCCTTGCGACCGTCGGTGTATATGGCGTCAAAGCTTACTCGGTCGCGCGGCGAACCCGGGAAATCGGCATTCGGATGGCGCTCGGTGCGCAACGCAGCGCGGTTCTCGGAATGTTCATGCGCGAGGGCGCGGTGATGCTGGTAAGCGGAGTGTTGCTCGGTCTGCTGCTGGCGGCGGGGACGGGCAAGCTCATCAGCGGAATGCTTTATGACGTTGGCGCGCTCGATCCATTGGCGTTTACCCTCGCGCCGATGGTTCTCGCCGGCGCAGCCCTGCTGGCCACCTGGTTGCCCGCGCGCCGTTCCACGCGGATCAGCCCGATGGCTGCGCTCCGCACGGAGTAA
- the fdhD gene encoding formate dehydrogenase accessory sulfurtransferase FdhD: protein MKGIGAGSIIRRKKDGGHECVTDEVAIEEPLEIRIQGRAVATTMRTPGNDEELAAGFLFSEAIIRTRADLKKVSAVSDNIIDVELAPDVKFSPAPAERFGTITSSCGLCGKAGIEFIRQRFPLIDFATDPTRITETLLLELPDRLRSGQGNFARTGGIHAAGIFDTSGELIVVREDIGRHNAVDKAIGRAFLDGLLPLNRHVLGVSGRSSFEIVQKALAAGVPIVAAVSAPSSLAINFARECGQTLIGFLRPPTFNVYSHIERVAL, encoded by the coding sequence ATGAAGGGAATCGGCGCCGGAAGCATCATCCGCCGAAAAAAAGATGGCGGCCACGAATGCGTGACCGATGAAGTCGCAATCGAAGAGCCCTTGGAAATTCGAATCCAGGGCCGCGCCGTCGCCACCACCATGCGGACGCCCGGGAATGACGAAGAACTGGCCGCCGGCTTTCTCTTCTCCGAAGCCATCATCCGAACCCGGGCAGACCTGAAGAAAGTCTCGGCCGTGAGTGACAATATCATCGACGTCGAGCTGGCCCCGGATGTGAAATTCTCGCCGGCCCCGGCCGAGCGCTTCGGCACGATCACCAGCAGTTGCGGCCTTTGCGGCAAAGCCGGCATCGAGTTTATCCGGCAACGATTTCCGCTTATCGATTTCGCCACCGACCCAACGCGAATCACGGAGACGCTTTTACTGGAGCTGCCCGACCGCCTCCGGAGCGGACAGGGAAATTTCGCGCGGACCGGCGGGATTCACGCGGCGGGGATCTTTGATACCAGCGGAGAACTGATCGTGGTGCGCGAGGACATTGGGCGCCATAACGCCGTCGACAAGGCGATCGGTCGCGCTTTTCTCGACGGTCTTCTTCCATTGAACCGGCATGTTCTTGGCGTGAGCGGGCGATCTTCGTTCGAGATCGTCCAGAAAGCGCTGGCTGCGGGCGTCCCGATCGTGGCTGCCGTTTCTGCGCCGTCGTCGCTCGCGATCAATTTCGCCCGCGAATGCGGCCAGACGCTGATCGGATTCTTGCGTCCGCCGACGTTCAACGTCTATTCCCACATCGAGCGCGTGGCGTTGTAG